ACCCTGGCTAGAGGTGGAGCAGAGAAGGCACCCATTTTCTATTAGATTTAGGGTCCTAGGTTCTACCCTGGGACAGAGACCTGAGACCATGACATTTTCTCCCCAAAGGAGAGCTTGACGTTAACTAAGGTACAAATCCCCCAGGGAGGGAAACACAGCTGTGCGGGAGCTGACTTGCCGTGTGAGTTCAAGCAGCCCTCTTCCTTGCTCTGCGTTTCACTGAAAGTGTAAATGCTGGCGTATTTGGTCCTTTCTCGAGTCTGGTTTCAGTGaagtgagaagaaagagaaaagcaatagaAGAGGGTCCTATCTTTGTCCAGTGGTAGGACTATCTCACCCAGCCATACCTGGGCGTTGTACCCAGGGAAACGCGTGCATggaggtgtgtgagtgtgtgtgtgtgtgagtgtgtatgtgtctctgtgtttgtATGTGTCATGTGCCCACAAGGTTTGGGGCAGGAGGCTCTTGTGTGGTCACCTGCTGTAAACTGGTCCCAGCAAACAACTGTAAGGCAATCAATTTACAGAAGGTTGATGGGAAAACTCTGTGTAGGAGGCCCAGGGAGGAATGTTTCCCAGCAGTGGTCAACGTATGGAGCAGCTCTTTCTCAGCCAAGATGTCTCCCCAAGAGAGCCAGAACAATGCCTCACCATTTCCTACAGTGATTCAAACATAGCTACTGCCTGTTCTCCCACCCTACTCAGTTCTCTAGTGGAAAAACTAAGGTCTAAAATGTGTGGACAGCTCAGAGCTGCCTCCGCTGGTCCACTTGTTAGTCCCAGCTGCCTCTGGTTTTCAGTGTCCTGGCTGATAACCCAGCAAGTGGACACACTTACAGCCACTGAGTCCATGCAGGATGGGAGATGCGATGTCCAGGTCTGTACCACGGCTGCAGATGTCTCTGTGGAGTTGGTATCTCCAAGAATTGCGAGGCAAGTGGAACACAGTCCCCCTACAACCACAGGGGGTGGCCGGGCCAGAAGTACACGTACTGGCGGACAGACATGCACACCCTGGGGTCCCAGGGCCGTCTTCAGGGCAGGGACAAGGCTTTGGCAAGGCGAGTCCAGAACCAGGATTTGGTGCAGGGGTTGGTGTAGTCGCAGACAGTGATGAACCGCAGGATGCTGGGGAACTCTTTCTTCATTGCCTTGTACTTGACAGGAATCAGTCGCTTCTGATGGGCACCTGCAAGCCACGGGGTATGGAGCTGGCACCAGGCCCTCACCCCACAGTAGGGTGGGACCAGCCCCCAGCCCAAGGGTTAACAACAGCCCTCCCCCAACTAAGCACCTCAGCACACATTCACGCACAAGAAAAGGCACTCGTGCACACACACTCTCAGGTGTGCGGAGACCCGCAAGAGTTCCTCAGTGTTGCATCCAGGGCCCTTGGTGAGGGACAGCTGGCATCCTAAGGCCCCGACCACCCACTGTGCTGTGGCAAGGGCAGAACTGAGCTTACCTGGAGAGAGGCTGAGCGCAAACTTAGTCTGGAAGTCACATTCCTTGCTTTGCAGGTAATCATCTGAGACAACCACCACCATCCGGCGGCACCTAGGGAAGAGTGGGCAGGGTGCAGGCTCTGTGGCGACCCAGGTTAGCACACTCCCAAGGGACAGCCCAGGGAGGAGCCCACTGTGTCCAGACTAGACAGGGCCCAACTGGGAGAATCCCAGCATCTGGATCCCTGGGCAGGGCTTTATGTACCCATCCACTCGCCCCCTGGCCGCCTAGCCAACCTCTTCTCAATGAGCTCACTGGCGATAGACCAGACACAGGTGCCAGGCAGGACATCGCGGTCGGACACACACAACTTCAGCCGATAGTTTGTCTGTTCCAGCTGCTGGATCATCTCCTGCACAAACTGGATGTCGCTGGAGCAGTAGCAGATAAAAGCATCAAATCGCTCAGGCATTTGCCCTGGGTGCGGAGCACAAGGGTGACAGTCAGAGCTGTGCAGGAAGGCTGGGCAGAAGCCCAGCCAGGAGCCCCCAGCCTAGGCAAACCTAGTCCTGGACCCTAAACCACCCCTGAGATGACACTACTTAGAGAAAGTGCCCTTCCCAGGAGAGGAAGGATGAGCACCTCCCACCACTCCCAGCCCTGGGCCAAGCCCTGAGTTGACCATGAGACAGGCACATCATTTCATGAGAGTCTCATACCCACCCAGAGGTAGgcctattattattcccatttcttAGAGGAGGAAACggattcagagagattaagtgacttgcccaagctaCTACAGTCCGTCTACTTTCAATATCCATGCTCTAAACACCTCTGGCCCAGGGGAGCAGTATTAGGAACTTACCCAGGGGGTCATCAAGTGTGGTAATACCCGCCATCTCCGCTGTCCGAGGGACGCTGCTATCTACAGCGGCCACCTGTAAGGGCTTCTCAgactcctcctgctgctgcttcaGAATATACTTTTGGCAATCCTCCTCTGTGGGAAAGAGACAGAGTATGGTAGGCTCCCCAGGGGTGCCCCACACCTCTACCCACAGTGGGTCCAGCCCCTGTCCCACCTCCATGGCCATGTTGTTTTCCAGGGCTTCTCCAGCCCATCCGTGCCACCCACAGTTTGATAGCTCTGCAAAGGGGCTCCTGCCTGCATCCTGACCATCCCAAAGTGATAGCAATAGTGTTCTGGCCATCTGGGAAGCCATCACAGCCAGGCTTGTGTCTTTCTGTCCCTTTGCCCTGTGCCTCCCCCCGGCCCCCAACTTCCCAGGCCTCCTGAGAATAGAACACAAGGTCTGCTGCTTCTAGAATCCACAGCTGATGAACAGGGTACTGGGCATGTAAGAAGGGCTCAGGAGACCCAGTGGTTATGTGCAGAGTGAGGGCAGAGGCTCCAACCAAGCAAGATGTGCCTGTCTGTGGGCCATTGTCCCTATGCCTATCCATGTACCTTAGGTGAGTGTCAGCGAGTGACAGGAAGGGGCGCATTTCCCAGGGATCTGAGGTTTCCAAGTTGTCAGCTTTCAGTCCCTCACCTGCCCTGTGGCTCTACCTGAAGCAACCCAGACTGCCACAGAAAACCCCAATTCTGACTCCTAGCCCTACATGAAGGCCTTTGCCTAAGCTGTTTCCCTCCGTTCTCTGCCTGTCCTGGCTTTCACCTCCTTTCTCCAGTCCCTACCGTCCCGGATATTGAAAGAGGGAACTGGCCCCGCAGGGTTCCCCCTCTGCAGGCTGCCAAATTCTTCCCCCCAATTCCCCCAGGAAACGAGGGCCTCTGAGGCCGGTGAAGGTCAGCTCCCTCAGACCCCCACCCCGGGTAGGAGACCGGAAACGGGGCATCCTCACCGATGCTGGGCCCCAGTTCCAGCAACACATCGTCGCGGCCCAGCTTAGCTAACAGCTCCAGCAGACGGCCCACCGAGGCGCCGGGGCGTCCCTGCCAGTCGTCCAGCAGTCTGCCCATGGGATCGGAGTGCGTCTCCAGCTGCCGGATCTCCAAGTACTCGAAGTCCATTTCCTCTGCCAGTGCGGTCCAGTCGGCCGCAACCTGCGTCCGCACATTCAGGAACAGCGACAGGCGGCGCCGTACTCGCACGTTGAGTGCAGCCAAGGGCAGGGAGGACTTCGAGGGGACGGGGGTCGCCGAGCCTGCGCCGGGGACTCCTGCAGCCATGGCGAGCCGCCCTGGGGCTTCCGCGCTGTAGAGTCGCGTCGCCGGCCCGTGCTTCCTCCTTCCCGTAAGGCACCCTACCCTCGGCCCCGCCCCGCGGGTTTCTCTTTCCGAGAAGTGCCGCCCTGCCCTTCAATCTGGAGCACCCATCGAGATGCGGAGGTGGGGGTGCCATACCCCTGCGCTCCGGCCACCGGGAATATGGGATGTGGGAACTGGATACTAGCCTTCTGGGGTCTAAGGAGGTCCACCGACCTGTGCTCGAGGGTCTGGTGCAGCGGGGGAACGCCGACCCTCTTTTGGGGATTGTAGGAAACAGGGGCTTTGCTCTTTGGGATTTGGTTGGTGGAGTCACATCTTTCTACTGGGGATCTGAGGAGTTGATGCGGTTCTGCCCTTAAGGTGGCGGGGAGGGGACAAGGAGGAAGGCATTGggtctgcccccaccccaccctcacctccaaTCTCTTGGGAACACACAATCCTACTTCTAGGAGTACGGGGAGTCTCCGGCTGTACACTCAGAGGTCGAGGTGGGAAAGGGCATACTTACTGCCTTCTGGAGTCTGAAGCATGCAACCGTCCTGCTCTTGAAAGGTAGAGGTCACACCCTACCCTCCAGGGTTGGGAGTAACAGGGCACCCTGGCCTTCGGTGTCTGGGGGAAACGCAATACTACTCTCTGGGGTCTAGGAGGAACCTGTCATTGGGAGGAACCTGGCCTTGCTGCTTAGGGGTTGAGGGAGGATACAGTCCTGAGctctgcttcattcattcattcagtaggtatttattgatcacctactgtCAAGCATGTTGCAGGCTCCCAGGACACAGGGGCCTTTTCTGACTTGGTGCAAACCCCAGCCTAGTGGTGGAAGTGGGTACTAATCAAATCACCCAAAATGACTGTAAAATTGGTATATGATGCTCTCTCCAGATGAGAAACTTGTCACATCTCGGCACCTTTCTATAATCCATTCTCCTGCCGCCTCAGAATCCAAAATTCCTTCAGTCTTCTCGAGAGACTTCCCAGGACAGCCTAAGCATGTCGAGGTAGGACTCTGGGGCGTCTCGGAATTATTTAGGTCTCCCACTTCGGATCCTGGGACCCAGGGACAGCGGAGAAGActaggaagaggaaaaggggtTCGAGTCCGGACCTTCTCCTTCCCAAGCAAGAAGCGGTGGGCCATGCTCCCGGCGGTCCCGCCTTCTGTTTGGCGGCGGCCAGTGGGTAGGGGTGTAGGTGAAGGGAGCCCAGGCAGTAGCGGAATTTGCTTTAAGGTAGCAAGAGGACTCCAGTAGTACCGCCTCTGGTTTGGCAGCAGGCGGGGCTGCAAGTGGAAAGGTTTCCCGTCTGCATTCCTGGGCGGGGCTTCAGAAAGGTCCACTTCCTGTTTGACAGCCGTAGGCCGCGGCAGGCGGGACTCTGATCAGAAAGACTCTCGGCGATGACCGCGAGCCCTGCTTTAGATGGTTTGGTTTGCGGCGGGGGGCGGGACATCAGGCAGACTCGCCTTCTGGTTGGCTTAGGGGGGAGGTGGGCGGAACTTTGCGTCGGTCCCGCAGAGCTGTGGGCGGTGTATAGGCTTCTGGGTCAGTTGGTGTGGTTCCGCGCCTGTGCAATCGGCAGTCTGTTGGCTCTAGCGCTTTGTTCCGGGCCGGGTGGAGGTCTACGGGGTCCGGCTGCGCGATGCGGAGGCTGGAGGTGGTGCTGGGCCACCTGAACCGGCGGCCTGATTCGGGCCCGCAGCCGAAGCTGCAGGCCGCGCCGTGCTGGGGTGGCGCTCTGCGGGAGTCGGCGGACGATGTGGTCGTGGTGCACGGGCGGCGCACGGCCATTGGCCGAGGGGGCCGCGGAGGCTTCAAGGTGAGGCCATGGGATCCGTCGTCGGGTGTGAGATGGCCCCTCTGTTCGATTCCTCTCGGCGCCAGAAGTGGCTGCGTTCCCGAGCTGTGATCTctatggggtgggagtgggggcgaGTAGCAGGGGTCCTGGGACCTCGTGCACCGCCGGCCTGGGGTCACTGCGGCCGCACTTCCCCCTGCAGGACACCACCCCCGACGAGCTTCTCTCGGCCGTCTTGACTGCAGTTCTCCAGGACGTCAAGCTGAGCCCGTCCCAGCTAGGAGACATCTGCGTGGGTGAGCTCGCTATCCAGGCCCTATACTTGGTCCTCTTCGCAGTCCTATCCCGCTAAAACTCTCCTCAAATACCTGCCTATCCTCCAGGTACTTTCCAGATGTTTTCACGGAGGGGAATGTCACACGCAGTTGAATTTGATTACGCCTCCGCCTCCGGGCACTTTCCATGCCCCTCCAAGCACATTCTGCATGTTATGGTAGAAAGCAGAGCTCTCGAGTGACAGACATTCTAACGCCAGGGTACTTGGCACAGGGGTTTGAGGACACCCTAGCACACAGGAGACTGTAGGGTTCTCTTCCTATCCTGACATCCGATCGCTGCCACAACAGAACAGAGGGAACATCAAACATCATCTAGTCCAACCCCTCACTTACacatggaaaaactgaggcctggggaaTTGGCAGAACTTTTCGCGTGAATCCAGGCCTCTTGACCATCAGTCCAACCCTTTTTCCCCACTCCCAGTCCTCTAGCctcaaaacaaaataccataatgTGGCAAGAGTCATCAAATACTGTAGGTGCCACCTCTAGGTGGGGAAATCAGTTCCACctaggagagaagcagagattggCAGAGGACACTGGTGGAGGTGTGCATTTTCAGATACTCATCTCTGTAACTGACAGAACCAGTTCATTAGACTTCAGACTTTGCATTgcattgtttcttcctttccatgttaCTTTTAGAGGTGGGCAGCCTGCCCAGTGTGTGTTGATTTGGAAAGGCAGGGTGCATGGGCAATGGAGCTTGGGACCCTCAAGGGCTGGGTCTAGTGTATGACCAGGACAAACTGCTGAATAGCTGCTCCAGGCCTTGAAATTCCAGAGAATCAAGTGAGCCTGCTGAGGGCTCATGCTTCTGAAGATCTGGAATGTCCCCTCTCTGCTATTCACAGCTGTACCTTAGTGCCCAGACCACCACCTGGCACTGAATTAAGTTTTGTTGTCCACAGGAAATGTGCTTCAGCCAGGGGCCGGGGCGGTTATGGCCCGCATCGCCCAGTTTCTGAGGTAAACTTGAACAGTTCTAGCTCTGGGTGGGCCATTTTGACTCTTGGGTGGGCTCAGGCCTCAACATGTTGATGGGGGAGGATCAGGTTGGACACCAGACCTAGAGGCAGCCAGAGTCCTGGGCACCCACGCTTGTGAACCCTACCTTTCCCCTAATTTGAAGGGAACATGTGTTACCTGGCACTGAGCCAGGACAAACAGTCTTTGGGACTAGAGCAAAAGATCTCTGACCTGATTTTTAGCCAAGTCAGCTTGTTGCTTGCCTTTTGTAAATACTGGATGGACTCTGTCCTCTTTTGCCAGGTAAATAACCAGGTAGGAACACTGAAGGGTGACAGTGAGCTTTTTCGTGCCAGTTGAACAAGCTGAGGCCTCCAGGTATATCCCATCAGCAGAGACTTGGGGACAGGGCAGAACCCTGAGGGCGGCCCCGGTAAACGTGCCCTTCACCGCTTGCTGTCCTAAGGCAGAGGAGGAGTGTTTAAACTAGTCTCATGTGTCGATGTAAGAACCACTTAGTTCTGTTTGTACTCCCAGCTGCATAGAGAATGGGAACATTAGCTAGTGTAGGAACAGGAAAAGCGACAAAACCTCTAGGGACTAGGAGAGGTTCAGACTGCTCAGCCTGGAGTTCAAGGACTCCAGGATCTGGCTCCAGACTTACC
This Rhinolophus sinicus isolate RSC01 linkage group LG10, ASM3656204v1, whole genome shotgun sequence DNA region includes the following protein-coding sequences:
- the MYD88 gene encoding myeloid differentiation primary response protein MyD88 isoform X1; translated protein: MAAGVPGAGSATPVPSKSSLPLAALNVRVRRRLSLFLNVRTQVAADWTALAEEMDFEYLEIRQLETHSDPMGRLLDDWQGRPGASVGRLLELLAKLGRDDVLLELGPSIEEDCQKYILKQQQEESEKPLQVAAVDSSVPRTAEMAGITTLDDPLGQMPERFDAFICYCSSDIQFVQEMIQQLEQTNYRLKLCVSDRDVLPGTCVWSIASELIEKRCRRMVVVVSDDYLQSKECDFQTKFALSLSPGAHQKRLIPVKYKAMKKEFPSILRFITVCDYTNPCTKSWFWTRLAKALSLP
- the MYD88 gene encoding myeloid differentiation primary response protein MyD88 isoform X3; protein product: MAAGVPGAGSATPVPSKSSLPLAALNVRVRRRLSLFLNVRTQVAADWTALAEEMDFEYLEIRQLETHSDPMGRLLDDWQGRPGASVGRLLELLAKLGRDDVLLELGPSIEEDCQKYILKQQQEESEKPLQVAAVDSSVPRTAEMAGITTLDDPLGQMPERFDAFICYCSSDIQFVQEMIQQLEQTNYRLKLCVSDRDVLPGTCVWSIASELIEKRLARNVTSRLSLRSASLQVPIRSD
- the MYD88 gene encoding myeloid differentiation primary response protein MyD88 isoform X2, with product MAAGVPGAGSATPVPSKSSLPLAALNVRVRRRLSLFLNVRTQVAADWTALAEEMDFEYLEIRQLETHSDPMGRLLDDWQGRPGASVGRLLELLAKLGRDDVLLELGPSIEEDCQKYILKQQQEESEKPLQVAAVDSSVPRTAEMAGITTLDDPLGQMPERFDAFICYCSSDIQFVQEMIQQLEQTNYRLKLCVSDRDVLPGTCVWSIASAAGWWWLSQMITCKARNVTSRLSLRSASLQVPIRSD